In Mycolicibacterium gadium, the genomic window GCCGTCTTCTTCGCAATGAGGTCGAGGTAGAACGTCGTGTCGCCGAGGTAGTCGGTCAGACTGGGCGCTTTAGGATCGACGCTGCCGAAGATGAATCCGGCGTACGAGTCGACATGGGGGATGTGACGTAATCCCCACTGCGACTTGTCGAAGCCGCCGGGATAGGCCTCCCTCATCGCCGGCACACCGACGAGCTCGCCGGTGTTGCTGTACACCCAGCCGTGGTACGGGCACTGGAAATGCGCGGTGTTTCCCATCTCCGCCCGGCACACGAGCGCACCACGGTGTCGACAAGAATTGGACAGCGCCTGGATCCGGCCGGAGCTGTCCCGGCAAACGATCACCGAATCGGCCCCGATGTGCCGCACGACGAAGTCGCCGGACTTGGTCAACTCCGACTCATGTCCGAGGAACACCCACGCTCGTCCGAAGATCCGCTCCATCTCGATCGTGTGCAGCGCAGGATCGCTGACGACGCGGGCCGGTAAGCGCCCGACCTTGAGCCCGTCCGCTACGTCGCGCAACGCGAGCCGCAGGTAGGGATCGGTCGCGTCAGCTGTTCCGGTTGTTTCGGTGGTCATATGGTCGGGCCCTTTCTGGAATTGGCGATATCCACGAGGAGGTGGTGAGGGGAGCTGGCCCTACAGGAATACCGACAGGTTGTCGATGGGCAACGTCGAGTGGTCGAGCAACACCTCGCGCCGAGCCAGCCGCAGCGAATCGTCGGTCCGGCGCAACACGTCGACGCGTTCGGCCGAGAGCAACTCCCAGCGGCCGCTATCTCCGCGGCTGCGAAAGAACAACAGGTTCGAGCGCACGGTCAACTCATCAGTCCCCGGTCCGGCAGTCGTGCGGATGTTGGACACGAAGTGCCGGGTCCGCGACCGAGGTGACTCGGCCCACGAGAAGTCCGTCTCGCCGCGAAGAACCCGCATCTCCAAACCCGTGTAGTCGTCGTTCCAGTGCGCGATCGCGCCCACCCAACCCGCGGAGTCCTCCCTCGTGGTGCGCACCGGAACCACATACCGGATGTCGGGGTCGAGCAGACCCAACCATTCCCGGAACTGCCCCCCATCGAGTAGCTCCGCCTCCCGGAACATGAACGCCTCGACAGCCTCACGGGTATCCCGATCGACCCCGACCGCATTCATCACACCGAACTCCTCGATCAACCCGTCAACACTCACTCTCTATTCTGCTGAACAGATGCGTCCTCCGCTGTAGAGAATGCTAGATACGTCACACCGGCCCGTCAAGACGCCATGTCGGAATGAACCACGACCAAAACGGCTCCCACAGCAAGCCCCACGGCGCTCCCCGAACCAGCCCCACGGCACACGTCATTGACGGCCAGCGAACCTGCAGACGACAACCGGATGTATCGCCCGGTCGTCGCCTTGCCCGGCGGCTTGACAGCGGCGGCGGCCCTTGCAATGTGCGCACTGTCGGTGAGAGCGCTGCCGGCGTTTTCCTCGTCAACGCGCGGCAGCACACGCACGTCTATTGGCCGGTCCCTACGTTATGAGGGTCGAATCGCCGCGATTAGAGGGCTGGAATGGATCATTAATGGCGGCAGCCTGCTAAAGCACGCGCCGCTCATGCCTCCGCACCTTCGGCGGAGTTATCCCTATGCATCGATACCGCCGCGTCGTCGTCGCGGATCTACGCCCGTGACGTTTATGTGTCGGTCAGGCTCCCGGCCGGACTCAGGACAGCGGAGGGCCTGGCGGCCCGATGCGACGGCTGATTGTTTGTAATTCGGTGTAGGAATCCAGGCTGGCTGGAGAGAATTCGCGTCCCAAGCCGCTTGCTTTCGCCCCACCGAAGGGTGCGCGGGGGTCGAGGGAGGTGAAGGTGTGGCTGTTGATGAAGACGGAGCCGGTGTCGAACCGACGGCCAAGCAGGAACGCCCGCTCTTCATCTGACGTCCAGATCGAGGCGGCAAGCCCGTATTGCGATTGATTCACGAGCCGGATCACGTCGTCCAGTTCGTCGTATTTCAGCACGGGCACTACCGGGCCGAACTGTTCCTCTTCGACGATTGCGAGGCGGGGATCAGCCGCAGTGACCACGCTGGGCATCATGAAGTGGCCGTGGTCCCAGGCCGCCGAATCGAGCCGCTGCCCGAGGGTGGTGACGGTCGCGCCGCTCGAGCGCGCGTCGTCCACGATCTTCTCGACGAGGTTCTTCTGCTGAGCGTTGTTCAGCGGCCCCATGGTGACTCGGGGGTCGTCGCCGGGCCCGACGACGATTTCATCCACGGCGGCTGAGAACGCTTCCACGAAGCGGTCGTGGATGCGGGTCGGCACGTAGATACGTTTGAGACCGAAGCACACCTGGCCGGTGGTCGCGAACGCGCCTTTTACGATCTGCCGCATAGTCTCGGGCGAGAGGTCGACGTCGTCGAGGAGGATCGCAGGGTCGTTTCCGCCCAGCTCGAGCGTCACCCGCTTGATGTCGCGCGCGGCCGCGGCCATAACTTTGCGCCCGGTATCGATGCCGCCGGTGAAACCAATCTTGCGAATTCTCGGGTGAGCGACGAGTGCTTCTCCGACCGCGTCGCCTCCGGTGACCATGTTGAGCACGCCCGGAGGAAAGTGCTGTTGAAGGGCTCGGATGACTTCAGCGAGAACCAACGGGGAGTTTGCCGCCGGCTTTAACACGACTGTGTTGCCGGCGACGAGCGCGGGCGCCAGCTTCATGAATGCCAGGACCACCGGGAAGTTCCACGGCGTGATGGCGGCCACCGGCCCGATTGGGCGGCGGCGGATGAGGGTCGTGCCCCCGGTGTCGCGAATCTGTTGGTCTGCCAGGATTTCAGCCGAAATGCCTGCGGTGTAGCCGCAAATGCCCGACGCGAATTCGAGGTCGACGTGCGACTCTTCGAGGATCTTTCCGTTCTCCCGGCTCAGGATCGGCGCATATTCCTCGATCATGTCGTGGATCGTGCCTGCGGCGGCAAGTAGTGCTCCCTGGCGTTCTTCCAGGGGCCGCGACGACCATTCTGGGAACGCCATTGAGGCCGCTGCAACCGCTTCGTCGACCTGCCCGGGTGCGGCGTCTGGGACCGAACCGAGCAGTACTCGGATATCAGCCGGGCTGACGACGTCGATCGTCCGGTCGGATGTTTCCTCACGTCCGTTGATGATGAGGTTTGCGTTGATCATGCCGAAGTCCTAACTTTCCTGCGGGGAACGGTTGATTTGTGGGAGCCATGTCTGGGTCATCGGAGGATCGCCCGGCGACCGCCAGATAAGTGCCGAATCCGGCGCCGGCCGCATCGGGCGACCATCATCGCCTGACCCCGCAGCCTGGACCTTGCCGAAGCCGAACACGTCCCGGCTTGCGCTACTCCGAAGGACATCAAGTTTTATTTTCGTCGGGCGGAGAGTCGCCGCTGCCGTCGAGGGGCTCTACGCCCGGGAGGAAGGGGTCCGGGATCACTAGTGCGTGGCTGACAACGATCGCGTCCACGTGGCAATCGATTGCGCACAACCGACAGGAATGACAGTCGTTGGGGTAGATGATCTTGGCTCGCCACTTGGTCGTGGCCCACGGTTCGTCGCCCTCCACCAGCCGGATCACCCCGGTTGGGCAGCTGTCGATGCAGACGTTGCACCCGTCGCACGTTGTCTCGTCGATGCTTTCGATCACTGAACCGCCGCCTCCTCGCGGTAGCCTTGCGGCACGGTATATGGACTTGGATGGCGGCCGGGCGGGGCCTGCACCGGCCACGACTATTCGCCGGACTGCGCGGCGTATCGCGCGCTGCGACTTTCGGCGCGCGCGCGCCCGCCGCCGCAGTGCCGCGAATCCCGTGCCTACCCGAATGCCGGATCACACACAGGCCGGACCTGGCATCGGAGCGATCTCCGCCTGCCCCAGACACTCCGCGACCCCGCAGTCGAGAACTGACGCGCTACACGCCGTGCCATACCCGGCCGCGTACAGGCCGGGCACTGTGGTGGCTCCGTCCAAGTCGATCGTGGGACCGCTGGTGCTGCTCGTGCCGAGCACGATGAACGGGGTCACCTCCAGCAGGTCAGTGGAGGGATCGACCTCAAACTCGGTAAAGGCGCGCCGCACCGTCGGAGACACTTCATACAGCACCTCTAGATCCGCCTGTGGTACGTGACGCAAGTCGAGATAGCACGGCCCTCGGCCCTCCACCATCTCGGTCATGATCGCGCGCGCGATGGTGAACAGCCCGCCCTTATCCCCCCAGATCGGGTCATAGCGGTCCATGAAGTACTCGCCCGCCACGTTGCAGAACTTGCCACCGATCCCCTGAATCTTGGCTTGACCCGGTGTGAAGAATGAACGATTGAAGTAACTCCAGGCGGCGAACTGGCCGAACTCCATGCCGGCGAACTCGGCACCCACTCGCCACGCCGCCACATGCCCCTCGCCGCTGCAATGGTCGGCGAACGCGTAATGCAGCTTGGGATACCAGGGGCCGGTGTTGAGGATGACGCTGCCCGCCGTAAAGACATGACACTGGCCAGTGACAACGTTTACCCCCACCGCACCACACACCGCACCAGCGGTGGGCCGGCACCCGTCGGTGGTCAGCAGATCGATCACATCGACTCGCTCGAACAGACGCACCCCCGCCGCCTTCATCCTCTCCTTGAGGATTTCCATACACACGCGACCATCCACACCCAGCGTGGTGCCAAGGTTATGGCCGCGGACCGTCACATACTTCAGCGACCCATCCTTATGGGTGGAATAGGGCACACCCCACCCGATCTGCTCGTTAACCCTGTCATAGGCCTCGGCTATGTACTGCTGCACCCAATCCTGATCGGCCAAATAATTGCTGCCCACTACGAACTCGCGCGCCCACTCTGTCATCTCCTCACCCTGCACCCGGTGATCAGGGGCGTATTGGCTGTGGACATACGTCATCGGCCCTGCCCGAGACACCACCGCCTTCTCCACCAGAATCACCGACGACCCCAACTCGGCGGCCCGTAGTGCTGCCCGCACTCCGCCAATTCCCCCACCCACCACCAAGACGTCGCATTCTTGGACCGACACATCCAGGTCACTGCCCATAACGTCAGTCACGCCTTCACCAACATCTCGATCACGTCCGTCTCGGTTGTTTCGGTGGTCATATGGTCGGGCCCTTTCTGGAATTGGCGATATCCACGAGGAGGTGGTGAGGGGAGCTGGCCCTACAGGAATACCGACAGGTTGTCGATGGGCAACGTCGAGTGGTCGAGCAACACCTCGCGCCGAGCCAGCCGCAGCGAATCGTCGGTCCGGCGCAACACGTCGACGCGTTCGGCCGAGAGCAACTCCCAGCGGCCGCTATCTCCGCGGCTGCGAAAGAACAACAGGTTCGAGCGCACGGTCAACTCATCAGTCCCCGGTCCGGCAGTCGTGCGGATGTTGGACACGAAGTGCCGGGTCCGCGACCGAGGTGACTCGGCCCACGAGAAGTCCGTCTCGCCGCGAAGAACCCGCATCTCCAAACCCGTGTAGTCGTCGTTCCAGTGCGCGATCGCGCCCACCCAACCCGCGGAGTCCTCCCTCGTGGTGCGCACCGGAACCACATACCGGATGTCGGGGTCGAGCAGACCCAACCATTCCCGGAACTGCCCCCCATCGAGTAGCTCCGCCTCCCGGAACATGAACGCCTCGACAGCCTCACGGGTATCCCGATCGACCCCGACCGCATTCATCACACCGAACTCCTCGATCAACCCGTCAACACTCACTCTCTATTCTGCTGAACAGATGCGTCCTCCGCTGTAGAGAATGCTAGATACGTCACACCGGCCCGTCAAGACGCCATGTCGGAATGAACCACGACCAAAACGGCGCGGAGCTAACGACGATGCTGCACAACCGATCTGGACGCGAGCTCACGTGGCGGCTCCAGCCGATGCGCGATACCCGGGCGCCTGACGCGTCACCTTATGTCGGCGAGATCACGCTAAATCCTGACGAATCAGGCATTTACGACGCGCTCGGCAGGCTGCGGCAGTTCAAGCAAGATCGAGACCGGGACGTGTTGATCTCGTTGACCGACTTGCCTTTGCGCCGGGGCCGCCAGCCGGTCACGGCGGAGGTTTTGGCGATGTCGTCGTGCTGCCGGTGCCCTGCTGGGAGCTTTCGGCCGCGGGGCTCGGGAACAGAAAGCGCTCGCGGCGGTCGCTGCCGCTACTGTCCGCGGCGAAGCCGACAAACACCCCGGTTGCGGGCGTTAGCCGGCTTCTCTCCCCGGATCGCCCGGGTCGGCAGGCGATGATGATTGTCGCACCTATGGGTTCGGACATCTCCGAGTGATCGCCGGCGTGGTCCCTGGCAGACCGCCCGTGGCGCTTGTGACTTGTGACATGCTCGCTGCGGCCACGGCGGCGAAAACGCTTGTTACGCCGAACATCTGGGTGCTCGGCGACGCGTTGGGTCGGGTGCGACTTCCTATCCTGACGCTGCTCTCGATCACAATCCTGACTGGCTGACCCATCATCGTGCACGGGCTCTGGAGAAGCCCACCAGGTCGGTGGCCGCGAGCAGGCGGCATTGTTCAACCTCGCCACCGTCGCAGTGCTCGGCTTGGCAGTCCTTCCCGAAGTTCAGCCGGTGCTGAGTGGGCTGGCGACGTTGGCTACAGACCTAGACGCCTAGGTGGCGGGCGTGGTCAGCAGGTCGCCCTGAAGGTTCTTTCCCGGCGTCGACGACGAGGCGGGGGTGCCGTTCGCCGCGGCAGGCGGCAGCCCAGCGGCTTCCCTTGACCGGTGGTAGCGCTCCGCAAGTCCTGCCCAGCGTTCACCGTAGCGGTGCGCGGAGTCGACGACGGTCTGCGGTATGTGAACGAAGGGCGGCCGAGCAGCCCCAGCACGCCCATAGCCCGCAGTGTCGATTGCGATCTTCCACCAGGCGGACTGCATGGCTTGGAATTCCTCCATAGTCAAGCCCAGCGTTCGAAATGGCGCCTGCATCTGGTCGGCGATGGTCGCGGCCTCTGCCCAGTCGCCACGCTGGCATGCATCGCGCAGCGAAAGCGCGGGCCAGGGACCCATGCATACGTCGATGCTCCACGCTCCGGCAGCACCGAACATCATTGCGGGGTACATCAATTGGTCCAAGACGAGGACCGACATCTTGTCCTTGACCGCTTTGATGGCGCCGATCACATTGAAGATGTCCATCGAGGTCTGCTTGAGCGCAACGATATTGCGAATCTGGGCCAGCTCCCTGAATGCACCGGGCGGCAATGTGATGCGGAACGCGTGCGGGTTCTGGTAGATCATGATCGCCAGCTCCGGAACGGCCTCGGCGAGGTCTTTGTAGTACTGGACCGCGTTCTCGGCAGTCTGCGGCAAATACATCGGCGGTCCGCTCATGATGCCGTCCGCCCCGAGGTCGGCGATGACGCGGGCGCGTCGGATCGAGTCGCGCGTGTTGAGCGTGCTGGCACCAACGAACACCGGAACCCGGGCGTTTACCGTCTCCACGACCGCGGTGATGAGCGTGCGGTATTCGTCGTCGGAAAGGGTGTGCGACTCGCCGGCGCTGCCGGTCGTGACGATGCCGTCGACACCATCACGCACCAGTCGATCCACCAGAGACGCGAGCGCATCGGTGTCGATCGTGTCGACCGCGTTGACATCGGCGGCGTCCGGCGTCGAGCAGGCTGGCACGAATCCCCACAGCCCCTTCATGTCGCTGGGAACGAGTTCGCTGCTACGTGTTGTCATGAGCCGTGTCCAATCTGGTTTGAGGATCTTCGGAATGGGTTTTATTGGCGGTATGGTCGCGCGAGACCGCCCAGGGTGGGACTTGAGTCGATGGTCGGTGCCGATGCATACCCGTTCGTGGAATCCCGTCCCTCGGGCGAAGTCAACTTAGGCGCCGCGATCCGTGCTAGTAGTCGATGTCTAAGCCGCTCTCGAGTTCAGCGAGCCGATCCTGGGCTTTTCCGATCGACATCATCTTCATCATGTTGCCGACAGCTTTCATCTGCCCGGTCATGGCCGCAGTCTGGCCGTTGAGCGCTCCCCGAGACAGCTCGACGTTCGTTTCGTAGCTGAGCTCGGCCTCAACGTCGGGCGTGCGCGGTGGCGACCCGATACCCACGATGAGTGACCCGTCAGAGAAATGCATGTAGTAGTCATCGCTGGCCGGGCTCTGCGACACGGATACGCGCAGCACCACGTCATGTCCCGTCGCTGCAATGCGGAACTTCTCGTCAGAATTCGCAGCGTCGGTCACCGCAGTCGCCCAGTCGTCGGTCAGGAACTGGATCGCCATTTCACCTCCATATGATCGTTTTTCGCCGTCTCGTCTGTCGAGCCGTTCATGTTGTTGCGGCTTCGAGTGCTCCTGGTGGTGTTTGGGCGACCATCTGGTGGCCCCACACACTGGGTCGGTCGTACTGGGCGACGGTCCAGGTTTCCTCGTCGACGGTGGCCCCATCCCAGCCGTACTCGAGATCAAAACCGCTCGGTGTTCGGACGTAGAACGACACCATCCGATCGTTGACATGGCGCCCCAACGTCATGCTCAGCGGAATGTTGCGCGACATGCACAGGTCATAAGCCATCCCCACATCATCAAAACTTTGCACCTCGACCATCACGTGATGCAGCCCCCGCACACCAGGCATCGGAGTCAACGCGATGCTGTGATGGCGCGGGTTGCAGTGGTAGAACCACAGATCGATGAAGGTGTAAATCTCATCACTCTTCTTAAACCCCAACACCCCCCGCAAAAACCGGTCGGCCTGCGCGAGGTCCGGCGTCGCCAGCACCACATGACCCAACCCCTGCGCCCCGGTGACGAACCCCGATATCGCACGACCGGGCCGGAAGGAACCCGGCACCACCTTCTGACCGTAAAACAACTCATGACGCAACCCCGAAGGATCCGACAGCGTCAAAAAGCCCAACACACCGCGGGCCGCGCAGTCCTCCTCGGTTCCCACCTCAAACCCGATGCCCTGCCGATGCAACAACTCCCCAGCAGCCTCAACCGCCTCCTCGCTGCCCACATCCCACCCCGCATACAACATCCGGTTGCGCTCCCCGTGATGCACAGCCAACCGGTGGTCCGCGTCATCGATCCGCAACAGAACCGACCCACAGGCCGCCTCCACCGCCTCCATCCCCAAAACCTCCGGACCGAACTCCAACCACTCCTTCGCATCCGGAGACTCCACACCCACATAACCCAACGCCTTCACCAACATGTGCTGTCCTCGGGCGATTCAGTGGTTCGAGACGGTAAGTGACGCATAGCGCTGCTGGAGTGCGGCCCAGTTCTTGCCGGCCTCGCGCCCTCCAGCCAAGTAGGACTCCGGCACTTCGGTGTACGGCGGCCGGGTGGGCCCGGTGCGCATAAAACCGGCTGCTTGGAATTGGGCGTTGTCGATCTGGATGCTGTATTTGAGGAATTCGGCGAAGTTGCCGCCCGGGTAGAGCGTCTCGAGAGCGGCCTCGAGTTCGTCGGTGAGCGTTTGACAGTCGTCCCAGCGGCGGGCTCGGATTAAGTCGCGCAAGTGGGTTACCGGCGCAGGGCCGCAGGCCACATTGCCCGACCAACAGGCGGTGACCTCCTCTGGGAATAGCCGGGCAAAGTAGTACCAGTCGGTCTCAAGCGGCAGTAGCCGCACACGACCGCCGACGGCGCGGAGGTCGGAGAGGAAGGCGGAGCCACTGAGCAGTCCGAGATGCTTGGCAGCGACAACCTGCGGTATCTGGCTAAGCGCCTCGTATGCGGGGGTCCCGATCTTTCCCTTGAAGGCGCCTGGGTTGTCGTAGACAACCATTGCCAGGTTCGGCAATGCCTCGGCCACATCGCGATAGAAACGCACAATCCCGGCGTCGTCGAGGGGCAGCCACATCGGACGACCGACGAACAAACCGTCGGCACCGAGCTCGCCGAGCCGACGACCTCGAGTGATCGTATCGCGGGTGTTGAGCGTCGTCGCTCCAGCGAAAACCGGGATTCGCCCCGCGACGGCATCGACGACGGTGGCGACGAAGCTTTGCAACTCGTCCCATGTCAGCGAAGCACACTCGCCGAAGGTGCCTGTGGTCATAAGCACGTCGACCCCGCCGCGGACCATCGAGTCGGCAAGCGTCGCCGCCTCGTCGAGGTCCACGGAGAATGTTGTGTCGGGCTGGTCGGCCGTCGGGATGGAGGGCGTAGGAATGATGCCGACGACCCCGGTGATGTCATCAACGGTCAACTTCGTGTCAGGCACAGGCATTGCCTTTCTGGTGAAACGTCAGCGGGCTCGGAGGTTGGCGGGTACTGGGGGAAACGGGTGCGCCCCCAATGACAGCTCGGGCTCTTCGTAGTAGAGATTGAGCGCCTTGAGTGTGGGGATGTCGTTGACCGAGAACAGCACGGCATCTTCTGTCGACCGGTTGACGAAGTGATGGGTGCTCCAGTTAGGCACCGCGAAACTGTCGTGGGGCCCCCAGTCAAGCTCCACGTCGTCGACGACCGTCGTCCCTTCGCCACGCACGACGAAATACACGGCACTCGACGTGTGGCGATGGGCGTCGGTCCGCTGGCCGGGCCGCAGCAATTGCACCCAGCAATCGAGCGTTGGCATGGTCGATCCGCCTGTGACGGGGTTGGCATACCGCAGGACGACGCCGTCGTAGGGACTGCCCGCAAGGCCCGCCATCCGCTGGAGCTGCCGCTCGACGTCGCGCCAGGGATAGCGGAATGGAAAGTTCGCCGTCTTGACCTGCTCCCACGCAGGGCGGAGTAGGCCCCCGCGGTCGGCGAGATGCTCTCCAGGCTCTTCGCGTTGAGGTTGGCGCTTCTCGCCGTAGGACTCATAGAAGGGAACATTGAGCCCGAGCACCAATCCGATATCGAGCACGTCGAGCCAAACGACGTTCTCCGAAGTGGCATTCTCGTGGTCGTGCCACGTCCAGCGAGGGGTTAAGACGAGGTCGTAGTCCTCCATTTGGCACGGCTCGCCGTCCACCACAGTAATCAGGCCGGGGCCGCCTTGAATAGCGAACCGCAGCGCTGCCATGGTGTGGCGGTGCGCATAGGCAATCTCGCCGGGCTTGAGCATCTGCATGCCCATGTTCATGGTGTGCGTGGTTCCCCGGGCATCCGGATTGATGAACGAGAGATTGCGTCGCGCCGTCAAACTTTCGGGCATCACGTCGCACGACTTCAGAAGCTTCGCGTGAACATCGTGCCATCGCCACAGAAAGGGAACACCGGCGGGCTTGGGGCCGCCGACGACGCTTTCCAGCATTTCGTCGTATATCCATTGCCCACGTAAGTTGGCAGCCTCGAGCTCGACGTCGAATTCGCGGAGCTCTGAACTCTCGGCGGTGGACATTGGCTACCTTCTCTGGTTGGCAGAATGACACTCTGTCAATTAGAGATTATCGGCACCCGCCGGTCGCGTCAATAGCGCACGGGCAGCACTGAGCTGACCTCTTGGGTCAGTACCCCTAACGGGGCGAAAGGTCGAGTTATGCAGCACGCTAGACGAATTCGACTCCGCCGCCATCCAGGTCATCCGGTGCCGCAATTCGTGGTGTCGCGGGTGCTCCCGGATGGACTTGCGAGCGTGTTCGTTGAGCTGCTCGCGCGCCGATCTGCGGAAAGACTATCTATCTTCAGCCAACACGTCGGCGGCCCCCCGTGCCGACTCGCGCCAGCTCCGCTAGTCATCTCGGATCGGCGCACAACACAATGACGACACTGTTGCCGCTGGGGAGCAACTCGAGATCGGGTGAGGCGAGATAACGGCAAGGCGTTGATCTTGAGGGCCGTTTTCCCCGCTGGTGAGACGTTGTCGAATTAAGATTGCGACGCCGCTGCGAGCGTCTTCGGTGCACGTACAGTGCCACGTCCAATGGGGCGGGCAACCACGTGTGGCCGCACTATGGTGATCGCGTCGCGGCAGTGTCGGGTGGGTTCGTCAACAGTTCGAGCCTCCCCCGCACAGTTTCGAGATCGCTGCCGGCCTTCAGTGCACGCCTGCACTCGATCAGTGCTCGAGGCCAGTTCACGATCGCGGCGCCGCTCAAACGTTGCTCGCCATCGGGGTAGAGCGCTGTGAATCGATTGTCGGACAATCGATCTCCGACGACGAGTGGCTCACTTAGGTGAGTTGTTTGGCCGCAAAACTGGATCTTCCAGTCGTACTGGTCGCTCCATACGTACTCGACGGGCTCGTAGCAGCGCAGATGGTCGGGGTGCGAGATATTGTGCGCGACGCAAGACGCCTGGTCGACCGCGTTTGTCCAGTGTTCGATGCGCATCATCACGCCGCGGGCGCGATGAAACCAACGCGACACGTCGCCGACTGCGTAGACGTTTTCTGACGTGACGGCACGACAGAACTCGTCGCAGACCAGGCCGTCATCGACGACCAGTCCGGACGGCATCAGCCAGCCGTCGTTCGGCACGGCGCCGATGCCCACCACCACCGTGTCGGCTTCCACGACGGTCCCGTCCGTGAGGCCGACCTCCAAGTTGCCGCGCTCCCCCTCAATATTCTCGACACCGACGCCGAATCGCGTGTGCACTCCGTGGTCTCGGTGCAAATCGACGAACCACCCACCGATCTCTTCGGTAAGCACCCGGCTCAT contains:
- a CDS encoding FAD-binding protein codes for the protein MGSDLDVSVQECDVLVVGGGIGGVRAALRAAELGSSVILVEKAVVSRAGPMTYVHSQYAPDHRVQGEEMTEWAREFVVGSNYLADQDWVQQYIAEAYDRVNEQIGWGVPYSTHKDGSLKYVTVRGHNLGTTLGVDGRVCMEILKERMKAAGVRLFERVDVIDLLTTDGCRPTAGAVCGAVGVNVVTGQCHVFTAGSVILNTGPWYPKLHYAFADHCSGEGHVAAWRVGAEFAGMEFGQFAAWSYFNRSFFTPGQAKIQGIGGKFCNVAGEYFMDRYDPIWGDKGGLFTIARAIMTEMVEGRGPCYLDLRHVPQADLEVLYEVSPTVRRAFTEFEVDPSTDLLEVTPFIVLGTSSTSGPTIDLDGATTVPGLYAAGYGTACSASVLDCGVAECLGQAEIAPMPGPACV
- a CDS encoding aromatic-ring-hydroxylating dioxygenase subunit beta, which produces MNAVGVDRDTREAVEAFMFREAELLDGGQFREWLGLLDPDIRYVVPVRTTREDSAGWVGAIAHWNDDYTGLEMRVLRGETDFSWAESPRSRTRHFVSNIRTTAGPGTDELTVRSNLLFFRSRGDSGRWELLSAERVDVLRRTDDSLRLARREVLLDHSTLPIDNLSVFL
- a CDS encoding VOC family protein; the encoded protein is MLVKALGYVGVESPDAKEWLEFGPEVLGMEAVEAACGSVLLRIDDADHRLAVHHGERNRMLYAGWDVGSEEAVEAAGELLHRQGIGFEVGTEEDCAARGVLGFLTLSDPSGLRHELFYGQKVVPGSFRPGRAISGFVTGAQGLGHVVLATPDLAQADRFLRGVLGFKKSDEIYTFIDLWFYHCNPRHHSIALTPMPGVRGLHHVMVEVQSFDDVGMAYDLCMSRNIPLSMTLGRHVNDRMVSFYVRTPSGFDLEYGWDGATVDEETWTVAQYDRPSVWGHQMVAQTPPGALEAATT
- a CDS encoding cupin domain-containing protein codes for the protein MSTAESSELREFDVELEAANLRGQWIYDEMLESVVGGPKPAGVPFLWRWHDVHAKLLKSCDVMPESLTARRNLSFINPDARGTTHTMNMGMQMLKPGEIAYAHRHTMAALRFAIQGGPGLITVVDGEPCQMEDYDLVLTPRWTWHDHENATSENVVWLDVLDIGLVLGLNVPFYESYGEKRQPQREEPGEHLADRGGLLRPAWEQVKTANFPFRYPWRDVERQLQRMAGLAGSPYDGVVLRYANPVTGGSTMPTLDCWVQLLRPGQRTDAHRHTSSAVYFVVRGEGTTVVDDVELDWGPHDSFAVPNWSTHHFVNRSTEDAVLFSVNDIPTLKALNLYYEEPELSLGAHPFPPVPANLRAR
- a CDS encoding dihydrodipicolinate synthase family protein; its protein translation is MTTRSSELVPSDMKGLWGFVPACSTPDAADVNAVDTIDTDALASLVDRLVRDGVDGIVTTGSAGESHTLSDDEYRTLITAVVETVNARVPVFVGASTLNTRDSIRRARVIADLGADGIMSGPPMYLPQTAENAVQYYKDLAEAVPELAIMIYQNPHAFRITLPPGAFRELAQIRNIVALKQTSMDIFNVIGAIKAVKDKMSVLVLDQLMYPAMMFGAAGAWSIDVCMGPWPALSLRDACQRGDWAEAATIADQMQAPFRTLGLTMEEFQAMQSAWWKIAIDTAGYGRAGAARPPFVHIPQTVVDSAHRYGERWAGLAERYHRSREAAGLPPAAANGTPASSSTPGKNLQGDLLTTPAT
- a CDS encoding aldehyde dehydrogenase family protein: MINANLIINGREETSDRTIDVVSPADIRVLLGSVPDAAPGQVDEAVAAASMAFPEWSSRPLEERQGALLAAAGTIHDMIEEYAPILSRENGKILEESHVDLEFASGICGYTAGISAEILADQQIRDTGGTTLIRRRPIGPVAAITPWNFPVVLAFMKLAPALVAGNTVVLKPAANSPLVLAEVIRALQQHFPPGVLNMVTGGDAVGEALVAHPRIRKIGFTGGIDTGRKVMAAAARDIKRVTLELGGNDPAILLDDVDLSPETMRQIVKGAFATTGQVCFGLKRIYVPTRIHDRFVEAFSAAVDEIVVGPGDDPRVTMGPLNNAQQKNLVEKIVDDARSSGATVTTLGQRLDSAAWDHGHFMMPSVVTAADPRLAIVEEEQFGPVVPVLKYDELDDVIRLVNQSQYGLAASIWTSDEERAFLLGRRFDTGSVFINSHTFTSLDPRAPFGGAKASGLGREFSPASLDSYTELQTISRRIGPPGPPLS
- a CDS encoding 4Fe-4S dicluster domain-containing protein; the encoded protein is MAGAGPARPPSKSIYRAARLPRGGGGSVIESIDETTCDGCNVCIDSCPTGVIRLVEGDEPWATTKWRAKIIYPNDCHSCRLCAIDCHVDAIVVSHALVIPDPFLPGVEPLDGSGDSPPDENKT
- a CDS encoding dihydrodipicolinate synthase family protein, encoding MDLDEAATLADSMVRGGVDVLMTTGTFGECASLTWDELQSFVATVVDAVAGRIPVFAGATTLNTRDTITRGRRLGELGADGLFVGRPMWLPLDDAGIVRFYRDVAEALPNLAMVVYDNPGAFKGKIGTPAYEALSQIPQVVAAKHLGLLSGSAFLSDLRAVGGRVRLLPLETDWYYFARLFPEEVTACWSGNVACGPAPVTHLRDLIRARRWDDCQTLTDELEAALETLYPGGNFAEFLKYSIQIDNAQFQAAGFMRTGPTRPPYTEVPESYLAGGREAGKNWAALQQRYASLTVSNH
- a CDS encoding SCP2 sterol-binding domain-containing protein, with product MAIQFLTDDWATAVTDAANSDEKFRIAATGHDVVLRVSVSQSPASDDYYMHFSDGSLIVGIGSPPRTPDVEAELSYETNVELSRGALNGQTAAMTGQMKAVGNMMKMMSIGKAQDRLAELESGLDIDY